TGGCCGAACTGGGCGGCGCCTGCGCCGATCCAAGCACCGCCACCCGGGAAAAATTCCGCGGGATGATTCTCGAGGCGCAGGAGGGCATCAACGCCGTCGAGCTGTGCAGGAAGCCGGTCATTGCCGCCATCCACGGGCACTGCATCGGCGGCGGGGTGGATTTCGTCTGTGCCGCCGACGTGCGTTACGGAACCCGGGACGCCGTCTTCAGCATCCGGGAGACCCGGGTCGCCTTCATCGCCGACGTGGGCACGCTGCAGCGCATGCCCCATATCGTCGGGCACGGCTGGTTCCGGGAACTGGCGCTGTCGGGCCGGGATTTCGGCGCCGAGGAGGCCCTGAAGATGGGATTCCTCACCCGGGTCTGCGAAGACAAGGACGCCCTATACCGGGAAGCGGGCAAACTGGCCGCCGAGATCGCCGGCTGTGCCCCCCTGGCCGTGCAGGGCACCAAGGACGTGATCCTCTACAGCCGCGATCAGGGTATTTACCCGGGACTCCGGTACGTGGCCCAGAAGAACGCCGCCGTTATCCCGTCGGAAGACCTGCTCGAAGCCGTCACGGCCTTCTTCGAGAAGCGGCCCGCTGATTTCAAGGGGCGCTGAGGACATATAGACGATTCGGCTGTTTCCATTCCCGAGCGCATCGGGACGGACCGTAGACGGGCATCCGCCTCGGTCCCGTCCGGACAAGGAGGTCGTTATGGGAAAAGTATCCATCTTCTGTGCGGGCATGCTGATTTCCATGGCCATGGCCGCCGGTGCGGGCCAGGCCTTTGAAACCGATGTCTTCCCCACCGCGGAAGGCAACCTGACCATCACCTTCATCGGCCACGGAACCCTGATGATGTCCGTCGGCGGCAAGGTGATCCACG
This DNA window, taken from Syntrophales bacterium, encodes the following:
- a CDS encoding crotonase/enoyl-CoA hydratase family protein, which translates into the protein MSVDDIFKVEMDGHIAWLVLNRPEKRNAMGFAFYLGLKELFTRFDQDPNVRVVVIRAEGKSFTAGTDLAELGGACADPSTATREKFRGMILEAQEGINAVELCRKPVIAAIHGHCIGGGVDFVCAADVRYGTRDAVFSIRETRVAFIADVGTLQRMPHIVGHGWFRELALSGRDFGAEEALKMGFLTRVCEDKDALYREAGKLAAEIAGCAPLAVQGTKDVILYSRDQGIYPGLRYVAQKNAAVIPSEDLLEAVTAFFEKRPADFKGR